A single window of Acetohalobium arabaticum DSM 5501 DNA harbors:
- a CDS encoding molybdopterin biosynthesis protein, whose translation MEKRNIYLDKLPLTEAKEIILNNLAGNYREATERVKVEDASGRVTAEAVYAEDSSPHYYAAAMDGFAVDVDKTFGASKRDPKELTIGQEAFFVDTGDAVPEGCNGVIMIEDVNQLDEATIEITASVAPGQHIRSIGEDILASQLLAPVNTKLGPSEIGGLLAGGITEIEVRKEPEVAILPTGTELVDPGSSLQPGEIVEYNSRVIASQIREWGAVPVKADKVEDDYELIKNRVDRLSQQYDLVLIIAGSSAGAEDYTSQVIENLGELLFHGVAIKPGKPLMAGVINEKLVIGLPGYPVSAYLGTQLFVRPVIERLLGLTCSQPEKVKAELTQNLTSKLGEEEFVRVNVAHIDGDLKAVPLQRGAGVINSVMKSDGFIRIPALKQGMKQNKQVEVELRRDIDYNQNLLIAGEEDLAYELLCNQIKLQGVGLNLKFKNMASETAVDTLEQKAANAALVKTVGMRQETVVVNLAVSEVGLVVRPDNSLGINGVEDLSQEGLSFVNQQQGRAARRLLDSRLETAGINTQEIVGYRQEEITGRDAANLVKEGIIDVGLASRGVAELFNLDFISLGQITSSLVILESEVEREELKKLLEVVRSNEYKSQLQKIAGYNTEDCGEIIDRK comes from the coding sequence ATGGAGAAAAGGAATATCTATCTCGATAAATTACCTTTAACAGAAGCTAAAGAGATAATTTTAAATAATCTAGCAGGTAATTATAGAGAGGCGACAGAAAGAGTAAAAGTAGAAGATGCTTCAGGACGAGTAACTGCCGAAGCTGTCTATGCTGAGGATTCTTCGCCTCATTATTATGCAGCAGCAATGGATGGATTTGCAGTTGATGTAGATAAGACCTTCGGTGCTAGTAAAAGGGATCCTAAAGAGCTGACTATCGGCCAGGAGGCCTTCTTTGTTGATACCGGCGATGCAGTTCCAGAAGGCTGTAATGGAGTTATTATGATCGAGGATGTGAATCAGCTGGATGAGGCCACTATTGAGATTACAGCATCGGTAGCGCCAGGCCAGCATATTAGATCGATAGGCGAGGATATTCTTGCTTCTCAGCTTTTGGCCCCGGTTAATACTAAGTTAGGACCGTCCGAGATCGGCGGTTTACTGGCCGGCGGCATTACAGAAATAGAGGTTAGAAAAGAGCCTGAAGTAGCTATTCTGCCGACGGGAACAGAATTAGTCGACCCCGGTAGTTCGCTGCAGCCCGGAGAGATTGTCGAATATAATTCACGGGTGATAGCCAGCCAGATAAGAGAGTGGGGAGCAGTTCCGGTTAAGGCGGATAAAGTAGAGGATGACTATGAGTTAATTAAAAACCGAGTCGACCGGTTAAGCCAGCAGTATGATTTAGTCTTAATTATTGCCGGCTCTTCGGCTGGAGCTGAGGATTATACTTCTCAGGTGATTGAGAATCTAGGTGAGTTATTATTTCATGGTGTAGCTATCAAACCCGGTAAGCCTTTGATGGCCGGAGTAATCAATGAGAAACTGGTTATCGGGTTACCTGGTTATCCTGTTTCAGCCTATTTAGGTACTCAGTTATTTGTGAGGCCGGTTATAGAAAGGCTGCTAGGACTAACTTGCAGCCAGCCTGAGAAAGTTAAGGCTGAATTAACTCAGAATTTAACCTCTAAACTGGGAGAAGAGGAGTTTGTTCGGGTTAATGTAGCCCACATAGATGGAGACTTGAAAGCGGTTCCTCTTCAGCGGGGAGCCGGTGTGATTAATTCAGTAATGAAGTCCGATGGCTTTATTAGAATTCCTGCTCTCAAGCAGGGTATGAAGCAGAATAAGCAGGTTGAAGTTGAATTACGAAGGGATATAGATTATAATCAGAATCTATTGATAGCCGGCGAAGAGGATTTAGCCTATGAGCTTCTCTGTAATCAGATTAAGTTACAGGGGGTTGGGCTGAATCTGAAGTTCAAGAATATGGCTAGTGAGACTGCTGTTGATACTTTAGAACAGAAAGCAGCAAATGCAGCTTTAGTGAAGACAGTTGGAATGAGGCAGGAAACGGTAGTAGTTAACTTAGCAGTGAGCGAGGTAGGTTTGGTAGTTCGACCGGATAATTCCCTTGGAATTAATGGAGTTGAGGATTTAAGTCAGGAAGGGCTTTCCTTTGTTAATCAACAGCAGGGAAGAGCGGCCCGGCGTCTGCTGGATAGTAGATTAGAAACAGCTGGGATTAATACTCAAGAGATAGTAGGCTACAGGCAGGAAGAGATTACAGGGCGAGATGCAGCTAATTTAGTTAAAGAAGGAATTATAGATGTAGGTTTAGCCAGCCGAGGTGTAGCTGAATTATTTAATTTGGATTTTATCAGTTTAGGCCAGATTACTTCCAGTTTAGTTATTCTTGAAAGTGAAGTAGAAAGAGAAGAGCTCAAGAAATTATTGGAAGTGGTTAGGAGCAATGAATATAAATCTCAACTACAGAAGATAGCTGGATATAATACAGAAGACTGTGGAGAAATTATCGATAGAAAGTAG